A window from uncultured Desulfobacter sp. encodes these proteins:
- the cobU gene encoding bifunctional adenosylcobinamide kinase/adenosylcobinamide-phosphate guanylyltransferase yields MTDIKHILVLGGCRSGKSNVAKQTADDMTTDKKIYLATCVPTDREMKNRVQRHREERGPDWATIEEPIRIHETIDRACAQAKVILVDCLTLWISNLLFQEKDEAGIMAAVDLLETALNRATCPVILVSNEVGYGIVPENSLARQFRDMAGLVNQRVAQFADKVIVTMAGIPVQIKPGPVNGQISGNEALK; encoded by the coding sequence ATGACCGACATAAAGCACATCCTCGTGCTCGGCGGCTGCAGGAGCGGCAAAAGCAATGTTGCCAAGCAGACCGCAGATGATATGACCACGGACAAAAAAATTTATCTGGCCACCTGTGTACCCACGGACAGGGAAATGAAAAACCGGGTCCAACGCCACCGGGAGGAGCGCGGACCTGACTGGGCAACCATTGAAGAACCGATCCGCATCCATGAAACCATTGACCGGGCCTGCGCCCAGGCCAAGGTGATTCTGGTGGACTGCCTGACCCTTTGGATCTCCAACCTGTTGTTCCAGGAAAAAGACGAGGCCGGAATCATGGCGGCGGTGGACTTGCTTGAAACGGCTTTAAACCGGGCCACCTGCCCTGTTATTCTGGTGTCCAATGAAGTGGGCTATGGGATTGTTCCTGAAAACAGCCTTGCGAGGCAGTTCCGGGACATGGCAGGCCTTGTCAACCAACGGGTGGCGCAATTTGCCGACAAGGTCATTGTAACCATGGCGGGCATTCCCGTCCAAATCAAACCCGGGCCGGTGAACGGCCAGATATCTGGGAACGAGGCTCTTAAATGA
- a CDS encoding adenosylcobinamide-GDP ribazoletransferase, with product MIRMTSSFLTDLRACLAFITILPTGKDPVYSPLGMIRFFPVAGLIIGALLVITDLLASMVWPPPAAALVDLIFLVAVTGAFHLDGLGDTADGIFSHRGRERALEIMKDSRTGMMGLVAVILGLATKLAGIWSVKASCSPLQAMLIFFLVPAFSRSAMIFGIKYLNYGRQNGTGKDLFDRPLNSKDFLLCIIPLGLSLLLGLKGLILILGFAIGCVGILTFYKRKMNCITGDMLGAMTEVMEAWLFMVAGMKIF from the coding sequence ATGATTCGGATGACATCCAGCTTTCTTACAGACTTACGAGCCTGCCTGGCCTTTATTACTATATTGCCCACGGGAAAAGACCCTGTATATTCCCCTTTGGGCATGATTCGTTTTTTCCCCGTGGCGGGACTGATCATCGGTGCCCTTTTGGTAATAACCGATCTTCTGGCATCCATGGTCTGGCCCCCACCTGCCGCAGCCCTTGTTGATCTTATTTTCCTGGTGGCCGTGACCGGCGCCTTTCACCTGGACGGACTCGGCGATACTGCCGACGGCATATTCAGCCACAGGGGACGGGAACGGGCACTGGAAATCATGAAGGATTCCAGAACCGGCATGATGGGACTGGTTGCCGTTATTCTGGGCCTTGCGACAAAACTTGCCGGGATCTGGTCGGTGAAGGCCAGTTGTTCTCCGCTTCAGGCCATGCTCATTTTTTTCCTGGTGCCCGCTTTTTCCAGGTCCGCCATGATATTCGGCATAAAATACCTCAATTACGGCAGACAAAACGGGACGGGTAAGGATCTATTTGACCGGCCGCTAAATTCAAAGGATTTCCTTCTATGCATCATACCCTTAGGCTTGTCTCTGTTGCTGGGATTGAAAGGCCTGATATTGATTTTGGGATTTGCTATAGGATGTGTTGGAATTTTAACATTCTATAAACGAAAAATGAACTGCATCACCGGAGATATGCTAGGTGCCATGACAGAAGTGATGGAAGCCTGGCTGTTCATGGTTGCAGGCATGAAGATCTTTTAA
- a CDS encoding threonine-phosphate decarboxylase — MIHGHGGNKQQLADRIGCSAEDIIDMSANLNPLGPPERIHRFIRENIHLIHALPEPDAAGMSKGFADYYGIDPGCVIAGNGTTFFIYILPLALGAKKVLILGPSYADYEDACKAHKVDVRHCLTLAENNFVPDLDQLSAQAGQANLVFICNPNNPTGALISKQNLEALIRRHTDTCFVVDESYLPFVPDAEDFSLVTQIHRPNLLVLSSMSKIFRIPGLRTGFLSGAKTLIRKVMIYYQPWSVNALAQAVIKDIYDHPGDILPFYRQTREFIVKERRNFVQALAETDGIRLFDAPVYFVLARLNTLSAAQLCRRVGDDRFLIRDCSNFKGLSEQFVRFSLKTNEINLALAQSIKRALAREQI; from the coding sequence ATGATTCACGGCCATGGTGGAAATAAGCAGCAGCTTGCGGATCGTATCGGATGCAGCGCTGAAGATATTATTGATATGAGCGCCAATCTCAATCCGTTGGGGCCGCCTGAACGTATCCATAGGTTTATCCGGGAAAACATTCATCTGATTCATGCCCTCCCCGAACCGGATGCCGCCGGCATGTCCAAGGGGTTTGCAGACTATTACGGCATTGATCCCGGCTGTGTGATTGCCGGCAACGGCACCACCTTTTTTATTTATATCCTGCCCCTGGCCCTTGGGGCAAAAAAGGTTCTGATTCTGGGGCCAAGCTACGCCGACTATGAAGATGCGTGCAAAGCCCACAAGGTAGACGTCCGTCACTGTTTGACCCTGGCCGAAAACAATTTTGTTCCGGATTTGGATCAATTATCCGCCCAGGCCGGGCAGGCCAACCTGGTATTTATCTGCAACCCGAACAACCCTACCGGAGCACTGATCAGCAAACAAAACCTGGAAGCACTGATCCGGCGGCACACAGATACCTGTTTTGTGGTGGATGAATCCTATCTGCCCTTTGTTCCGGATGCGGAAGACTTTTCCCTTGTGACCCAGATCCATCGGCCGAACCTCCTGGTTCTTTCCTCTATGTCCAAAATTTTCAGGATTCCGGGACTGCGCACAGGTTTTTTAAGCGGAGCCAAGACGTTGATCCGAAAAGTCATGATCTATTACCAGCCCTGGAGTGTTAATGCCCTGGCCCAGGCCGTGATCAAGGACATTTACGATCACCCCGGCGACATTTTGCCCTTTTACCGGCAGACCCGGGAATTTATTGTGAAAGAACGCCGAAATTTTGTCCAGGCACTGGCTGAAACAGACGGCATACGGCTTTTTGATGCCCCCGTCTATTTTGTGTTAGCCCGATTGAACACGCTTTCAGCCGCACAGCTGTGCCGGCGGGTGGGAGACGACCGCTTCCTGATCCGGGACTGTTCCAACTTTAAAGGGCTGTCCGAGCAATTTGTCCGATTTTCCCTGAAAACCAATGAAATTAATCTGGCCCTGGCCCAAAGCATTAAAAGGGCGCTGGCCCGGGAACAAATCTAA
- the cbiB gene encoding adenosylcobinamide-phosphate synthase CbiB gives MIFNLTWQILAVAFILDVLAGDPKWLPHPIVWMGRAISFFEPKCRKCFETPFRAGLFFALFLIAATFGLTWTVVFIAGQIHPAAAAMVQTILIFYSFSTQSLYKAAMEVLKPLTQGDLAQARIKVGYIVGRQTKDLDEAGITRAACETVAENFVDGFLSPLCFALVLGAPGAMMYKMINTLDSMVGYKNDTYILFGRSAARIDDGANYIPARLSVLIISFAAAVLCFSRGRQAFLTALTQGRNHKSPNAGLPEAAFAGALGVRFGGPNVYHGKLVDKPYIGGEFNDPKPAHIKKACDLMMLSTLVSVVLACLLAWGLS, from the coding sequence ATGATTTTTAACCTAACCTGGCAGATTTTAGCTGTCGCTTTTATCCTGGATGTTCTGGCCGGAGATCCCAAATGGCTGCCCCACCCTATTGTCTGGATGGGCCGGGCCATTTCGTTTTTTGAACCTAAATGTCGAAAATGTTTTGAAACCCCATTCCGGGCCGGTCTTTTTTTTGCTCTTTTTCTGATTGCCGCAACCTTTGGCCTGACCTGGACCGTTGTTTTTATTGCCGGCCAAATTCACCCGGCTGCAGCCGCCATGGTTCAGACCATACTAATTTTTTACAGCTTTTCCACCCAAAGTCTGTACAAAGCCGCCATGGAGGTTCTCAAACCTTTAACCCAAGGCGACCTGGCCCAAGCCAGAATCAAGGTGGGGTATATTGTGGGGCGACAGACCAAAGACTTGGATGAGGCGGGCATCACCCGGGCCGCCTGCGAAACCGTGGCGGAAAATTTCGTGGACGGATTTTTGTCGCCGTTGTGTTTTGCCCTGGTGCTCGGTGCCCCCGGTGCCATGATGTACAAAATGATCAACACCCTGGATTCCATGGTCGGGTATAAAAACGACACCTATATTCTGTTCGGCAGGTCCGCAGCCCGCATTGACGATGGGGCCAACTACATTCCAGCCCGGCTCTCCGTCTTAATCATTTCGTTTGCAGCGGCGGTTCTTTGCTTTTCCCGGGGCCGTCAGGCTTTTTTGACGGCACTTACCCAGGGCCGCAATCACAAAAGCCCCAACGCCGGACTTCCCGAAGCGGCCTTTGCAGGAGCGCTGGGTGTCCGGTTCGGCGGTCCCAACGTCTACCACGGCAAGCTGGTGGACAAACCCTATATCGGCGGCGAGTTCAATGACCCCAAACCCGCCCACATTAAAAAGGCGTGTGACTTAATGATGCTGTCAACCCTTGTTTCCGTGGTATTGGCCTGTCTATTGGCCTGGGGCCTGTCTTAA
- the cbiR gene encoding cobamide remodeling phosphodiesterase CbiR, translating into MIKRTFKLGTTSFIYPDHIIPNVKKIGPFFDEIELLVFESKPESVVPSQNDVKELAELSGDLDLTYNVHLPTDVSLGASNPQLRRDAADTLKQVIERFSIAPVTHFTLHLEMDKPQASTDAIKRWQNNARQGLDLLVPDLEDPAKIGVETLWYPPDLFKDLIDEFGLSVCADLGHHVKYGYDISSTFERFGPKINLIHLHGVETRLEPPRDHVGLDRMDAGEFKKIIDHLKHYTGTVSLEVFKLAHLQGSLAALAKFFRDIPRI; encoded by the coding sequence ATGATCAAACGAACGTTCAAGCTGGGCACGACATCCTTTATCTATCCGGATCATATCATCCCCAATGTTAAAAAAATCGGCCCTTTTTTTGACGAGATTGAGCTTCTGGTATTTGAAAGCAAACCTGAAAGTGTGGTTCCTTCCCAAAACGATGTGAAAGAACTGGCAGAACTCTCCGGGGACCTGGACCTGACCTATAATGTCCACCTGCCCACGGATGTCAGCCTGGGTGCATCGAATCCGCAACTGCGCCGAGACGCGGCAGACACTCTGAAACAGGTGATTGAACGATTCTCCATTGCGCCTGTTACACACTTTACCCTTCACCTGGAGATGGATAAGCCCCAGGCCTCAACCGACGCCATTAAACGCTGGCAGAACAATGCACGACAAGGGCTTGACTTACTGGTCCCGGACCTGGAAGATCCGGCAAAGATCGGCGTGGAAACCCTCTGGTATCCGCCGGATCTTTTTAAAGATCTGATCGACGAATTTGGCCTGTCCGTATGTGCCGACCTTGGCCACCACGTCAAATACGGGTATGACATATCCAGCACCTTTGAACGGTTCGGCCCGAAAATCAATCTGATTCACCTCCACGGCGTGGAGACGCGTCTTGAACCACCCCGGGACCACGTCGGCCTTGACAGGATGGATGCCGGCGAATTCAAAAAAATAATCGACCACTTGAAACACTACACGGGAACCGTCAGCTTAGAGGTGTTTAAACTTGCCCACCTGCAAGGATCTCTGGCGGCTTTAGCCAAATTTTTTAGGGATATACCCCGCATATAA
- a CDS encoding response regulator: MVGRVFKLIFMIFILILSDIPALCHTQDGETNHVLKSLTQEEQQWLNAHPEIRIGMAFDHPPYEFIDDQGESQGIIADYLKLIASRLQVTFKRVKKDDGTELSWAQILKAAQNRQLDCVAGLLKTKERERYLTFTRPYLDFPYVLVVDRNNDTYNTLSDFNGQKFAVVDAYPISKQLRMQYPERIYIPVENSLEGLQAVAYGRAAGYVVNAADANYNIKKHKFSQLKITAVLEGFNNQLRMGVRKDWPLFAGILDKALASLPPRETTAIQNRWVSLDYEKNIAWYKVLTATGPPILIFLIIIGVVLMVNRKLKKEVIKRQQAETLLLKSEERLHFALNVANAHHWQIDMPARNIAYSSLHLFTSAGYSEQDVPTSLDQVVSLIHPDDIEMINDAFEKLIKSRTTFKKDYRFRHKQSGWVWFHSAGQVVEWDARGHASKIAGLTMDMTERHRLLEKITQSREQLRIISEHTHDWQSWRGLDGKLAWVNQAVEKVTGYTVAECMQMDDYPFQIYQKQDGDIYKKLTKAALQGKGSQEAQLRVCRKDGSQVWVSAAYEPVLDQNGQIIGIAGAGKDITKQIEAEQSLRLLSKVFEDSLDPIVLTDLSGNIMDLNKATIEAYGYSRQELLGEHIGIFAPKDAHLRQQAFYHRCFKGEILKNIEGSRIRKDGTVLPHLFTYSLLKDDKGMPLGVATIAKDITWIKEAEKELEDHRIRLEDLVKERTRDLEAARQEAEDATRAKSDFLANMSHEIRTPLNAIIGFAHLALQTALDPRQHDYIHKIQNGSKALLGVINDILDFSKIEAGKLDMEAIEFFLEDVLETVTNLVGINAQEKGLELIYNIDPNIPHTLIGDPIRLGQVLLNLTNNAVKFTKQGEIVLGCALREENTDGALLEFFVQDTGIGLTQEQQDKLFQAFSQADATTTRKYGGTGLGLFISKSLVEMMNGRIRVESEYGQGTTFIFAVRLKRVGSQTLTSRFNLADKQKKKVLVVDDNANARTVLEKMLKAMSFEVSQADSAEAGLAELQMARKQGSPFDLVFMDWLMPGMDGLQASEKIKTTLEEKVPSVIMVSAYAREELLQKVDQLGLDGCLTKPVSPSSLSDSIMTALGNKRPSLSFGPPKEQLPDVTNIQGAKLLVAEDNVVNQQVAIGILESNGFVVDIADNGVLALEAVQKKAYDAVLMDINMPEMDGYTAGRKIRQLPGFKTLPIIAMTANAMTGDRENALAAGMNDHVAKPIDVKELLNVLKKWISPVTKESGRAKEEIPNKIMGNGALPENLIPVPGIDIQAGLDRLAGDTRLYRTLLKKFAENQADTPNKIRQALIAKDIDTAHILAHTIKGVSGNVSATFVFESATALDEAINNKDIQTALAMLPDFSARLSEAIQGIHSLETGEQDPQQQPDTDLENLNTQLTTLEKMIDENNPNAIRIVSQIRDQISEDVMERLVDQLTREIDAYDFDDAQKTLQKLYQEVGFDRGD, translated from the coding sequence ATGGTGGGACGTGTATTCAAACTTATTTTCATGATTTTTATCCTGATTTTGTCTGATATTCCGGCCCTCTGCCATACCCAGGATGGCGAAACGAATCATGTTCTTAAATCATTGACCCAGGAAGAGCAGCAATGGCTGAACGCCCATCCGGAGATCAGAATTGGAATGGCTTTTGACCACCCCCCCTATGAATTTATTGATGACCAAGGAGAGTCCCAGGGGATCATTGCCGATTATCTTAAATTAATCGCAAGCCGTCTTCAAGTAACGTTTAAACGTGTAAAAAAAGACGATGGGACTGAACTTTCATGGGCACAAATACTTAAAGCAGCCCAGAACAGGCAGTTAGATTGTGTGGCCGGCTTACTGAAGACAAAGGAAAGGGAGCGCTATCTTACGTTTACTCGACCCTACCTTGATTTCCCTTATGTTCTGGTGGTTGATCGGAATAACGACACATATAACACACTCTCCGATTTTAATGGTCAAAAATTTGCTGTGGTGGATGCGTACCCCATTAGCAAACAACTGCGTATGCAGTACCCGGAACGAATCTATATTCCTGTGGAAAACTCACTGGAGGGGCTGCAGGCCGTCGCCTATGGCAGGGCGGCCGGCTATGTGGTTAATGCAGCCGATGCAAATTATAACATAAAAAAACACAAATTCAGCCAGTTGAAAATTACAGCGGTTCTGGAAGGCTTTAATAATCAGCTTCGCATGGGGGTGCGCAAGGACTGGCCATTGTTTGCCGGCATTCTGGACAAAGCCCTTGCCTCTTTGCCCCCCCGGGAAACAACCGCCATCCAAAACCGTTGGGTCTCCCTTGATTATGAAAAAAATATAGCCTGGTACAAAGTTCTGACGGCGACAGGCCCTCCCATCCTCATTTTCCTGATCATCATCGGGGTCGTGTTAATGGTCAACAGAAAATTAAAAAAAGAGGTTATAAAACGCCAGCAGGCTGAAACATTATTACTGAAAAGCGAAGAACGCCTTCACTTTGCCCTGAATGTAGCCAACGCCCATCATTGGCAGATCGACATGCCGGCCCGAAACATTGCCTATAGTTCATTACACCTTTTTACCTCCGCAGGATATTCGGAACAGGATGTGCCGACGAGCCTGGATCAGGTTGTTTCCCTAATTCACCCGGATGACATCGAAATGATAAACGATGCATTTGAAAAACTGATTAAAAGCAGAACAACTTTTAAAAAAGACTATCGGTTCCGACATAAACAGTCCGGGTGGGTTTGGTTTCATTCCGCAGGGCAGGTCGTGGAATGGGATGCCCGGGGGCACGCATCAAAAATTGCAGGTCTGACTATGGATATGACGGAACGACACCGCCTGCTTGAAAAAATAACCCAGTCCCGGGAACAGCTGCGGATTATATCGGAGCACACCCACGACTGGCAGTCCTGGCGGGGGCTTGACGGCAAGCTTGCCTGGGTTAATCAGGCGGTTGAAAAGGTGACAGGCTATACCGTGGCCGAGTGTATGCAGATGGATGATTATCCCTTTCAAATATATCAGAAACAGGACGGTGATATTTATAAAAAACTCACCAAGGCCGCGCTTCAAGGCAAAGGCAGCCAGGAGGCGCAGCTTCGCGTATGCCGCAAAGACGGCAGCCAGGTATGGGTGTCGGCCGCCTATGAACCGGTCCTGGACCAAAACGGCCAGATCATAGGCATTGCCGGCGCAGGCAAGGATATTACAAAACAGATAGAAGCGGAACAAAGTCTTCGCCTGTTATCCAAAGTGTTTGAAGACAGTCTGGATCCGATTGTGCTCACGGACCTTTCCGGAAATATCATGGATCTGAATAAAGCCACCATTGAGGCGTACGGATATTCCAGGCAGGAGCTTCTCGGTGAACATATCGGCATATTTGCCCCCAAAGATGCGCACCTCAGGCAGCAGGCTTTTTACCACCGCTGTTTCAAGGGTGAAATATTAAAAAATATTGAAGGCTCCCGGATCAGAAAAGATGGGACTGTCCTTCCCCACCTGTTTACCTATTCCCTGCTAAAGGATGACAAAGGCATGCCTTTAGGGGTTGCAACCATTGCCAAGGATATTACCTGGATCAAGGAGGCGGAAAAAGAGCTTGAAGATCACAGAATTCGCCTGGAAGACCTTGTCAAGGAACGCACCCGTGATCTGGAAGCGGCAAGGCAGGAGGCCGAAGACGCCACAAGGGCAAAAAGTGACTTTCTCGCCAATATGAGCCATGAAATCCGCACCCCGCTCAACGCCATTATCGGCTTTGCCCACCTGGCTCTCCAGACGGCTCTGGATCCAAGACAGCATGATTACATCCACAAAATCCAAAACGGATCCAAGGCGCTTTTAGGTGTTATCAATGACATCCTTGACTTCAGCAAGATTGAAGCCGGCAAACTGGATATGGAAGCCATTGAATTTTTCCTGGAGGATGTCCTGGAGACCGTTACCAATCTTGTGGGAATCAATGCCCAGGAAAAAGGGTTGGAACTCATTTATAACATCGACCCCAATATCCCCCACACCCTCATCGGTGATCCCATCCGGCTGGGCCAGGTTCTTCTCAATCTGACCAATAATGCGGTGAAATTTACAAAACAAGGGGAGATCGTATTGGGGTGTGCCTTGCGTGAAGAAAATACCGATGGGGCCCTGCTTGAATTTTTCGTCCAGGATACCGGCATCGGGTTGACCCAGGAACAGCAGGACAAATTATTCCAGGCCTTTTCCCAGGCAGATGCCACCACCACCCGCAAATACGGGGGTACAGGCTTAGGACTGTTTATCAGCAAATCCCTGGTGGAAATGATGAACGGCCGGATCCGGGTGGAAAGTGAGTACGGCCAGGGCACCACATTTATTTTCGCCGTCCGTTTAAAACGGGTTGGATCACAGACGCTTACATCCCGCTTTAACCTGGCCGACAAACAAAAGAAAAAAGTGCTGGTGGTGGACGATAATGCCAATGCCCGCACGGTGCTGGAAAAGATGCTCAAAGCTATGTCCTTTGAGGTCTCCCAGGCAGACAGTGCAGAGGCCGGTTTGGCGGAACTGCAAATGGCCCGTAAACAGGGCTCGCCTTTTGATCTGGTTTTCATGGATTGGCTGATGCCCGGAATGGATGGGCTACAAGCCTCGGAAAAGATAAAAACCACGTTGGAAGAAAAAGTTCCTTCGGTGATCATGGTGTCAGCCTATGCCCGGGAAGAGCTGCTGCAAAAGGTCGATCAACTGGGACTCGACGGCTGTCTGACTAAACCGGTTTCTCCGTCCTCATTGTCCGATTCAATCATGACGGCACTGGGCAACAAGAGGCCGTCACTCTCCTTTGGCCCCCCCAAAGAACAATTGCCCGACGTGACCAACATCCAGGGCGCAAAGCTGCTGGTGGCCGAGGACAACGTGGTAAACCAGCAAGTGGCAATCGGTATTCTGGAAAGCAACGGTTTTGTGGTGGATATAGCAGACAACGGCGTTCTGGCATTGGAAGCCGTGCAGAAAAAAGCCTATGATGCCGTGCTCATGGATATCAACATGCCGGAGATGGACGGTTACACCGCCGGTCGAAAAATCAGACAGCTGCCGGGGTTTAAAACGTTGCCGATTATCGCCATGACGGCCAATGCCATGACAGGTGACAGGGAAAATGCCCTGGCCGCAGGGATGAATGATCATGTTGCCAAACCCATTGATGTCAAGGAGCTGCTCAATGTCCTGAAAAAATGGATATCGCCTGTCACAAAAGAATCAGGCCGGGCAAAAGAAGAAATCCCGAATAAAATAATGGGCAATGGCGCATTACCTGAAAATTTGATCCCTGTGCCGGGCATTGATATCCAGGCCGGCCTGGATCGTTTGGCCGGGGACACACGCCTGTACCGAACTCTTTTAAAAAAATTTGCCGAAAATCAGGCAGATACCCCGAATAAAATCCGGCAGGCCCTGATAGCCAAAGACATTGACACAGCGCACATCCTTGCCCACACCATTAAAGGCGTTTCGGGCAATGTCAGCGCAACCTTTGTTTTTGAATCCGCAACAGCTCTGGACGAAGCAATAAACAACAAAGACATCCAGACCGCCCTGGCCATGCTGCCTGATTTTTCAGCCCGGTTGTCAGAAGCGATTCAAGGCATTCATAGCCTTGAAACAGGAGAACAAGATCCACAACAACAGCCGGACACTGACCTTGAAAATCTCAACACCCAACTCACAACGCTTGAAAAAATGATTGACGAAAACAATCCCAACGCCATCCGCATTGTAAGTCAAATCAGGGATCAGATTTCGGAAGATGTTATGGAAAGGCTGGTTGATCAACTTACCCGGGAGATTGATGCCTACGATTTCGATGACGCCCAAAAGACGCTTCAAAAACTTTACCAGGAAGTGGGATTTGACCGGGGTGATTAA
- a CDS encoding FprA family A-type flavoprotein, whose protein sequence is MKFQKIVDDIYRLAVNIEDENYLFEGIWPIPHGISINAYLIKGEKNVLIDLTQDIMDFPKAISGQMEELSLAVEDIDIIVVNHMEPDHAGWLRQFCQKNTKGVIYCTKKAIPLLQAFGEVPADRAVAITDGMTLEVGEYELQFFETPNIHWPETMMTYETKRKILFACDAFGSYGKVEDDTIFDDQLSADKHAFFEKEALRYYANIVAAFSGPVLKGLSKLSGLDVKVICPSHGIIWRENPGVIIDHYKRYAEYSKGPAEREVTLVWSSMYGSTKSMLNLVVETIRKHKIPVHVYQAPGDDIGYILASAWKSAGLIFGMPTYEYKVFPPMSHVIDELLVKKVANKKVFRYGSYGWVGGAQRDFQSKIEKSSWDLLGFYEWQGAPTSEDEQAMVEKIDSFCQELIKFTE, encoded by the coding sequence ATGAAGTTTCAGAAAATAGTGGATGATATTTACCGTCTTGCGGTCAACATCGAAGACGAAAATTACCTGTTTGAGGGAATCTGGCCCATTCCCCACGGCATTTCCATAAACGCCTATCTGATCAAGGGTGAAAAGAATGTGCTCATTGATCTGACCCAGGACATCATGGATTTTCCCAAGGCCATTTCCGGTCAGATGGAAGAGCTTTCTTTGGCTGTGGAGGATATTGATATCATCGTGGTGAACCACATGGAGCCGGACCACGCCGGCTGGCTGCGGCAATTTTGTCAAAAAAATACCAAGGGTGTGATTTACTGTACCAAAAAGGCAATTCCTTTGCTCCAGGCCTTTGGTGAGGTGCCCGCGGACCGGGCTGTGGCCATCACCGACGGCATGACCCTGGAAGTCGGGGAGTATGAACTTCAATTTTTTGAAACACCCAACATCCACTGGCCCGAAACCATGATGACCTATGAGACAAAGCGCAAAATTCTGTTTGCCTGCGATGCCTTTGGGTCATACGGCAAGGTGGAGGACGACACCATTTTCGACGACCAGCTCTCTGCGGACAAACACGCTTTTTTTGAAAAAGAGGCCCTGCGCTATTACGCCAACATTGTCGCTGCATTTTCCGGCCCTGTGCTCAAGGGCTTAAGCAAACTGTCCGGACTGGATGTTAAGGTCATCTGCCCGTCCCACGGCATTATTTGGCGGGAAAACCCCGGGGTGATCATCGACCATTACAAACGCTATGCAGAGTACAGCAAGGGGCCGGCGGAAAGGGAAGTCACCCTGGTCTGGTCCAGCATGTACGGCAGTACAAAATCCATGCTGAACCTTGTGGTTGAGACCATAAGAAAACATAAGATTCCGGTGCATGTTTACCAGGCTCCGGGCGATGACATCGGCTATATCCTGGCCAGCGCCTGGAAGTCCGCCGGACTTATTTTCGGCATGCCCACCTACGAGTACAAGGTCTTTCCGCCCATGTCCCATGTGATTGATGAGCTGCTTGTGAAAAAAGTGGCCAACAAAAAGGTATTCAGGTACGGCTCCTATGGATGGGTCGGGGGCGCCCAGCGGGATTTTCAATCCAAAATTGAAAAATCAAGCTGGGATCTGCTGGGATTCTATGAATGGCAGGGTGCGCCCACCAGCGAAGATGAGCAGGCCATGGTCGAAAAGATCGATTCCTTTTGCCAGGAATTAATTAAATTTACCGAGTAA
- a CDS encoding glycosyltransferase family A protein — translation MIVEKTDIISVIIPTFNRAWALKRAVDSALVQDYEQKEIIVVDDGSTDDTQDVLAGYKDEIRVLAQENKGVSAARNFGIRESRGRFIALLDSDDAWEKKKLSCQMAFFHANPDAMICQTEEIWIRNCKRVNPKKKHKKPSGMIFEPSLKLCLVSPSAVMIRKELFDKKGMFNEAFEVCEDYDLWLRISHDTPVYLIDTPLTIKTGGHDDQLSASHSQDKYRILSILNLIESDVLTPSQAQAALKVFEEKCRIFANGCMKRGREKEAAHYLMLADRKTLP, via the coding sequence ATGATAGTAGAAAAAACAGATATAATCAGTGTAATCATCCCCACTTTCAACCGGGCCTGGGCCCTTAAAAGGGCTGTTGATTCAGCGCTTGTCCAGGACTATGAGCAAAAAGAAATCATTGTGGTGGATGACGGGTCAACCGATGACACCCAGGACGTTCTGGCAGGGTATAAAGATGAAATCCGGGTGCTGGCCCAGGAAAATAAAGGGGTCAGTGCGGCTAGAAATTTCGGGATTCGAGAAAGCCGGGGCCGGTTCATTGCCCTGTTGGATTCAGATGATGCCTGGGAAAAGAAAAAGCTCTCCTGCCAGATGGCTTTTTTTCACGCCAACCCGGACGCCATGATCTGCCAGACCGAGGAGATCTGGATCAGAAACTGCAAGCGGGTTAATCCCAAAAAAAAGCATAAAAAACCGTCCGGCATGATCTTTGAGCCCTCGTTAAAACTCTGCCTGGTCAGCCCTTCGGCGGTGATGATCAGAAAAGAGCTCTTTGATAAAAAGGGGATGTTCAATGAGGCGTTTGAGGTGTGCGAGGACTATGATTTATGGCTGCGTATTTCCCATGATACGCCCGTGTATTTGATCGACACCCCTTTGACGATTAAAACCGGGGGGCATGACGATCAGCTGTCTGCCTCCCACTCCCAGGATAAATACCGGATTCTGTCCATCTTGAATTTAATTGAGTCTGATGTGCTGACCCCCTCCCAGGCCCAGGCGGCGTTAAAGGTCTTTGAAGAAAAGTGCCGGATTTTTGCCAACGGGTGCATGAAACGGGGCCGGGAAAAAGAGGCGGCCCATTACCTGATGCTTGCCGACCGCAAGACGTTGCCGTGA